One genomic window of Bradyrhizobium sp. B124 includes the following:
- a CDS encoding 2OG-Fe(II) oxygenase: MTATARTITRPTTSIPARVDALDWDRITTDLDGQGCAVLGGLLTPEECDAVAALYPDDSRFRSRVVMGRHGFGRGEYKYFSYPLPDLIAELRPALYARLTATANRWNETMGIEISYPPSHGAFLKRCHDAGQTRPTPLLLQYGESDYNCLHQDLYGEHVFPIQVAILLSQPGRDFTGGEFVLTEQRPRMQSRPEVVPLTKGDAVAFAVHHRPVQGTRGPYRVNLRHGVSRIRSGHRHTVGVIFHDAE, encoded by the coding sequence ATGACAGCAACAGCCAGAACCATCACCCGCCCGACCACCAGCATTCCCGCCCGCGTTGACGCGCTCGACTGGGACCGGATCACGACCGACCTCGACGGACAGGGCTGCGCCGTCCTTGGCGGCCTGCTGACGCCAGAGGAATGCGATGCTGTCGCCGCGCTCTATCCCGACGACAGCCGGTTCCGCAGCCGGGTCGTGATGGGCCGCCACGGCTTCGGCCGCGGCGAGTACAAGTATTTCTCCTATCCGCTGCCGGACCTGATCGCGGAACTGCGGCCGGCGCTGTATGCGCGGCTGACCGCGACCGCCAATCGCTGGAACGAGACGATGGGGATCGAAATCAGCTATCCTCCGTCGCATGGGGCCTTCCTGAAGCGCTGCCATGATGCCGGGCAGACGCGGCCGACGCCGCTGCTGCTGCAATATGGCGAGAGCGATTACAATTGCCTGCACCAGGATCTCTATGGCGAGCACGTATTCCCGATCCAGGTCGCGATCCTGCTGTCGCAGCCGGGGCGCGATTTCACCGGCGGCGAGTTCGTGCTGACTGAGCAGCGGCCGCGGATGCAGTCGCGGCCCGAGGTGGTGCCGCTGACCAAGGGCGATGCGGTGGCCTTTGCCGTGCATCATCGTCCGGTGCAGGGGACGCGCGGTCCTTATCGTGTCAATCTGCGCCACGGCGTCAGCCGGATCAGGTCCGGCCATCGCCACACCGTTGGTGTGATCTTCCACGACGCAGAGTGA
- the alkB gene encoding DNA oxidative demethylase AlkB gives MAADLFETIGDARPPREVIADGAVLLRGFVRPFEAELIPALRVIVKQAPFRHLITPGGHRMSVAMTNCGSVGWVSDPNGYRYDPIDPDSGQPWPEMPEVLRGLAAEAAAAAGFNGFAPEACLINRYVPGAKLSLHQDKDELDYGAPIVSISLGLPAVFLFGGLKRSDTPRRYRLEHGDVAVWGGPSRLFYHGVAALADGEHSVLGRQRINLTFRKVR, from the coding sequence GTGGCTGCTGATCTGTTCGAGACCATTGGCGATGCGCGGCCGCCGCGCGAAGTTATCGCGGACGGCGCGGTGCTGTTGCGCGGCTTTGTCCGGCCGTTCGAGGCCGAGCTGATCCCGGCCTTGCGTGTGATCGTCAAGCAGGCGCCGTTCCGGCATCTGATCACGCCGGGCGGCCACCGGATGTCGGTCGCGATGACCAATTGCGGCAGCGTCGGCTGGGTCTCCGATCCCAATGGCTATCGCTATGATCCGATCGATCCGGACTCCGGACAGCCCTGGCCTGAAATGCCGGAGGTGTTGCGCGGGCTCGCCGCCGAGGCCGCGGCTGCGGCTGGCTTCAACGGCTTCGCGCCGGAGGCCTGCCTGATCAACCGCTATGTGCCCGGTGCAAAACTGTCGCTGCACCAGGACAAGGACGAGCTCGACTACGGCGCACCGATCGTCTCGATCTCGCTCGGGCTGCCGGCGGTCTTCCTGTTCGGCGGGCTGAAGCGCAGCGATACGCCGCGCCGCTATCGGCTCGAACATGGCGACGTTGCGGTGTGGGGCGGGCCGTCACGGCTATTTTATCACGGCGTCGCGGCGCTCGCTGATGGCGAGCACAGCGTGCTCGGCCGGCAGCGCATCAATTTGACCTTCCGCAAGGTGCGTTGA
- a CDS encoding MFS transporter — translation MTTKADRAVNRTGVYLAVLQLVFTLGWTTYLIYLPKLCADVGIAPSTVILILMMDQGIFTVTDTAMGMAADRIASLVGRLGVFVGVLAAISCAAFVALPYVAGTGPGAKLWLIVLIVIWSVTSSALRAPPLTLLGKYRAQPSVPFLAALAMLGYGIAGAVSPYLGVVLRDHDARLPFVLSGAVLLLTALAFSGIERRVAEEVQPERLAPPAKRLGAVPMFLIGSMVLLSLGYQLHFNINSAPFYLRFAKSDDLQWLMPVFWIGFNIAMFPASIVVKHRGGLIVMGAAGLLGAFAVIAAEIAGSLNVLIVAQFMAGAAWGCMLMSAVSAALAIGEAGAEGKVTGLVFSALALATFARMAAVAGGLQKMPDYAPLVHWAPVACWSVAGAGLLVIAASRLQRGVKSA, via the coding sequence ATGACCACCAAGGCCGACCGCGCGGTCAACCGCACCGGCGTCTATCTCGCCGTGCTGCAGCTCGTGTTCACGCTGGGCTGGACCACCTACCTGATCTATCTGCCGAAGCTGTGCGCCGATGTCGGCATCGCGCCGTCGACCGTCATCCTGATCCTGATGATGGACCAGGGCATCTTCACGGTCACCGACACCGCGATGGGCATGGCCGCCGACAGGATTGCGAGCCTCGTCGGCCGGCTCGGCGTGTTCGTCGGCGTTCTCGCCGCGATCTCCTGCGCCGCCTTCGTCGCGCTGCCCTATGTGGCCGGCACCGGGCCGGGCGCGAAATTGTGGCTCATCGTGCTGATCGTAATCTGGTCGGTCACATCGTCGGCCTTGCGCGCGCCGCCACTGACGCTGCTCGGCAAGTATCGCGCGCAACCCTCCGTCCCGTTCCTCGCCGCGCTGGCGATGCTGGGCTACGGCATCGCGGGTGCGGTCTCGCCCTATCTCGGCGTTGTGCTGCGCGATCATGATGCGCGGCTGCCGTTCGTGCTGTCCGGCGCCGTGCTGCTGCTGACCGCGCTCGCGTTCTCAGGGATTGAGCGCCGCGTCGCCGAGGAGGTTCAGCCGGAGCGGCTCGCGCCACCGGCCAAGCGGCTCGGGGCGGTGCCGATGTTCCTGATCGGATCGATGGTGCTGCTCTCGCTCGGCTATCAGCTGCATTTCAACATCAACAGCGCGCCGTTCTATTTGCGCTTTGCCAAGTCAGACGACCTGCAGTGGCTGATGCCGGTGTTCTGGATCGGCTTCAACATCGCGATGTTTCCGGCGAGCATCGTCGTCAAGCATCGCGGCGGCCTGATCGTGATGGGCGCGGCGGGACTGCTCGGCGCATTCGCTGTCATCGCCGCGGAGATCGCCGGCAGTCTCAATGTCCTGATCGTGGCGCAGTTCATGGCGGGAGCGGCCTGGGGCTGCATGCTGATGAGCGCGGTGTCCGCGGCGCTTGCGATCGGCGAGGCCGGCGCGGAAGGCAAGGTGACGGGACTGGTGTTCTCGGCGCTGGCGCTTGCTACCTTTGCGCGGATGGCGGCGGTCGCCGGCGGCTTGCAGAAGATGCCGGACTATGCGCCGCTGGTGCATTGGGCGCCGGTCGCCTGCTGGTCAGTCGCCGGCGCCGGCCTGCTCGTGATCGCCGCGTCGCGATTGCAGCGCGGCGTGAAGAGCGCTTAG